Proteins found in one Triticum aestivum cultivar Chinese Spring chromosome 4D, IWGSC CS RefSeq v2.1, whole genome shotgun sequence genomic segment:
- the LOC123100823 gene encoding anthocyanin regulatory R-S protein-like, which produces MALSVSAAAPGQGQQEPPWGKQLRYQLAAAVRSINWTYAIFWSISTGPPPAGVLAWKDGFYNGEIKTRKITSSTTEPTADNLVLQTSEQLRELYESLLSGGNSDRRARRPAASLSPEDLGDAEWYYTVSMSYTFRPGQGLPGKSFVSNQHVWLCNAQFADTKTFQRALLAKAASIKTVVCIPFMGGVLELGTSDPVLEDSNMVHWISTSFWELHLASLPACLESEEPSSNPSLAKRTGEADIMFEDLNHNTIEGMISELREVECFSDVDLECITKEIDESHSLLEGLDMRALEDNWILDGSFEFMSSPQMVPAMDAPCTEDVNVTLSSSVEGTRPSCFIAWRRSTESKEADARVTEESQKLLKKIVAGGAWTNNGRGGTMARARETNIKAHVISERRRRERLNEMFLVLKSLVPSIHKVDKASILVETIAYLKELEQREGRNVSTGSKRKALEREHNDGHINIVNVTGM; this is translated from the exons ATGGCGCTATCAGTATCAGCTGCTGCTCCCGGCCAGGGCCAGCAGGAACCGCCGTGGGGGAAGCAGTTGAGGTACCAGCTCGCTGCTGCTGTGAGGAGCATCAACTGGACTTACGCCATTTTCTGGTCCATATCCACCGGCCCTCCGCCTGCAGG AGTTCTGGCGTGGAAGGACGGCTTCTACAACGGCGAGATAAAGACGAGAAAGATCACCAGCTCAACGACGGAGCCGACTGCCGACAACCTCGTCCTGCAGACAAGTGAGCAGCTGAGGGAGCTCTACGAGTCGCTCTTGTCCGGCGGCAACTCCGACCGCCGGGCAAGGCGTCCTGCCGCCTCGCTGTCGCCGGAGGATCTTGGGGACGCCGAGTGGTACTACACCGTAAGCATGAGTTACACCTTCCGACCTGGCCAAGG GTTGCCAGGCAAGAGCTTTGTGAGCAATCAACACGTTTGGCTGTGCAACGCTCAATTCGCAGACACCAAAACTTTCCAGCGCGCGCTCTTAGCAAAG GCTGCGTCTATTAAG ACAGTCGTATGCATTCCCTTTATGGGTGGCGTGCTCGAGCTCGGGACGTCGGATCCG GTTTTGGAGGACTCAAACATGGTGCACTGGATCAGCACATCTTTCTGGGAGCTTCACTTAGCATCATTACCAGCATGCTTGGAGTCAGAGGAGCCGAGCTCCAACCCGTCATTAGCAAAAAGAACTGGCGAGGCTGACATTATGTTCGAAGACCTCAATCACAACACCATTGAGGGGATGATCTCTGAGCTAAGGGAGGTCGAGTGTTTTTCTGATGTCGACCTTGAGTGCATCACAAAGGAGATAGATGAGTCCCACAGCCTCCTCGAGGGGTTGGACATGCGTGCTCTCGAGGACAACTGGATCTTGGACGGGTCCTTTGAGTTTATGTCTTCCCCGCAAATGGTGCCGGCTATGGATGCCCCATGCACGGAAGATGTCAACGTCACTTTAAGTAGCTCCGTTGAAGGCACTCGACCATCCTGTTTTATAGCTTGGAGGAGATCAACGGAGTCAAAAGAAGCGGATGCGCGGGTCACCGAGGAGTCACAAAAGTTGCTGAAGAAAATTGTGGCCGGCGGTGCATGGACGAACAATGGTCGTGGTGGCACCATGGCGAGAGCTCGGGAAACTAACATCAAGGCCCATGTCATATCAGAGAGAAGGCGTCGGGAGAGGCTCAATGAGATGTTCCTAGTTCTCAAGTCACTAGTCCCGTCCATTCATAAG GTTGACAAAGCATCAATCCTTGTAGAAACGATAGCTTATCTCAAAGAGTTGGAGCAAAGG GAAGGAAGAAATGTCTCAACTGGATCTAAGAGGAAGGCATTGGAGAGGGAGCATAATGATGGCCACATCAACATCGTCAATGTGACCGGGATGTAG
- the LOC123099265 gene encoding protein HLB1, which yields MPDMEESTQPKPADPELPNGAGDPDQPSPAAAEAPAAEEVAAAEEVPARSEPPKGAGTNADGWRPYTMGELLGEAAAAGRSDFAADGNGAGSATPERSSQDSLQLSTHHDVAMDLINSVTGVDEEGRSRQRILTFAAKRYISAIERNPEDPDAYYNWALVLQESADNVDPNSDSSKDSLLEEACKKYAEATRLCPTLYDAYYNWAIAIADRAKMRGRTKEAEELWQQAIRNYDKAVQLSWNSPQALNNWGLGLQELSAIVPAKDKQTIIKTAISKFRSAIQLQFDFHRAIYNLGTVLYGLAEDTSRSGGADTSPNDLYSQSAIYVAAAHALKPNYSVYRSALRLVRSMLPLPYLKVGYLTAPPADDPIAPHKHWERSQFILNHTELQQVNDSESAPVKVNALVEKAKRFIKVDVADIVSVSTCSDLTLPPGAGLCINTTHGPVFLVADTWESLDGWLDAIRLVYTIFARGKSDVLAGIVTG from the exons ATGCCGGACATGGAGGAGTCCACGCAGCCCAAGCCCGCCGACCCGGAGCTCCCTAACGGCGCCGGGGACCCGGACCAGCCGTCGCCCGCTGCCGCGGAGGCGCCGGCGGCAGAGGAGGTGGCGGCTGCAGAGGAGGTCCCGGCGAGATCGGAGCCTCCCAAGGGCGCGGGGACCAACGCGGACGGCTGGCGCCCCTACACCATGGGGGAGCTGCTaggggaggccgccgccgccgggagatcCGACTTCGCCGCCGACGGGAATGGGGCCGGATCCGCCACCCCCGAGCGCTCCAG CCAGGACAGCCTGCAACTCTCAACCCATCATGATGTTGCCATGGACTTGATAAATAGTGTCACTGGAGTTGATGAGGAAGGTCGCTCTCGCCAACGTATTCTTACCTTTGCAGCGAAAAG ATATATTAGCGCCATTGAAAGAAATCCAGAAGACCCTGATGCATATTATAACTGGGCCCTAGTTCTCCAG GAAAGTGCTGACAACGTGGATCCTAATTCTGATTCTTCGAAAGATTCATTGCTTGAGGAGGCTTGCAAGAAGTATGCTGAAGCTACACGACTTTGCCCAACACTGTATGAT GCATATTACAACTGGGCTATTGCTATAGCTGATCGGGCCAAAATGCGTGGGCGTACCAAAGAGGCTGAAGAACTCTGGCAGCAG GCTATAAGGAACTACGACAAGGCAGTCCAGTTAAGTTGGAACAGTCCCCAG GCTCTCAATAACTGGGGCCTTGGACTACAG GAATTGAGCGCGATTGTTCCTGCTAAAGACAAGCAAACAATCATAAAAACAGCTATAAGTAAG TTTCGTTCTGCCATCCAGTTGCAGTTCGACTTCCACCGGGCTATTTACAACCTTGGAACTGTCCTG TATGGCTTGGCAGAGGATACCTCGAGGTCTGGAGGGGCCGATACCTCTCCTAATGACCTGTATAGTCAGTCTGCTATTTACGTTGCAGCTGCTCATGCATTGAAGCCAAATTATTCG GTTTATCGCAGTGCTCTACGGTTGGTCCGCTCAATG CTACCGTTGCCATATTTGAAAGTGGGATATTTGACTGCTCCTCCGGCAGACGACCCCATTGCACCACACAAACATTGGGAGAGGTCACAGTTCATCTTAAACCATACGGAACTCCAGCAG GTCAATGATTCCGAAAGCGCACCTGTGAAAGTAAACGCGCTCGTGGAGAAAGCCAAAAGGTTTATCAAGGTAGACGTCGCTGACATAGTTTCAGTGTCCACATGCTCCGATCTGACCCTGCCCCCTGGTGCCGGCCTTTGTATAAACACAACGCATGGGCCCGTGTTCTTG GTTGCTGATACCTGGGAGTCTCTCGACGGCTGGCTGGACGCCATACGGCTGGTGTACACCATATTCGCAAGAGGGAAGAGCGATGTCCTGGCGGGCATCGTCACCGGCTGA